A segment of the Leptospira hartskeerlii genome:
TGCAAGGATCCAAACGATCTACGCAGGAACCACCGAAATCATGAAAGAAATTATTGGTGGAAGTTTAGGACTCTGAAATAATCTCGAAATAGTCATCGTCCAAGGGTAAAATGGATCGAATGGCTCCTTTAAAGAGTATAATTAGGCGGTGTATTAGATGTACCGCCTTCCTTATTTTAGCTTCTTCCTTATATTTCATCCCAGTTTCCTCTGCAGATGCGCAGGTTTCTTGTATTCCTCCTGCTTCTGGAAATAATGTCTGTAGTTTAATCCCAGCCTCCACAGTGGCTCAGTTCAATGGTTTGGAAGAAACCATTCGTAAAGAGTATTTGAATGAACTGACCAAGTCCATGGCGGATGCATCTGTTCTTGCCAATATTAACTCTTCCATGATGGGACCGGGAACCGTTAACCGATTCCAAGTGGGAGCTGGCCTTGGAGTTGCCGGAGTCAAAAAGGACGATATCAATATCCAATACGGTGATATTTCTATTCCTAAGTTCCCGAATGTAGGAGCTTCGATCAACCCTGGAGTAATGGTAGGCGTGAACCTAGGCTGGTTACTCGGTCAGGGGCCTTCTCACCAACCGACTGACGACGAGAAGGATTCAGGTAGGTCTTTTCTCCACAGGATCAATATTTATGCTCACGGCTTCCAAGGTAATATCTCTAATGGAGATATTAAATCGCTGAGTGATTCCACTTCTAAAGACTTATCTATGTCAGGAAATATAAACAGTTTTGGAATGACTGTTAGATTTCAGATTGCGAAAGAAAGATATACTAAGCTGGACTTCTTCGGATTTACAGGACTGAGTTTAGGGATTGGCTTCCATAGAAAATGGGAAGAGATCAATATGAATTATCATCCGAGTGGAACTGACGCAGTTAAAGTTGCATTCGGTCCTGCTACAGGTAGATGGGATGCAGATGTGAACTTCGCTTATCAATCCAAGGTGCAATCTGTTCCGGTGGATATTAGGACTGGGGTTCGACTCTTCTATATCTTAA
Coding sequences within it:
- a CDS encoding Lsa36 family surface (lipo)protein → MDRMAPLKSIIRRCIRCTAFLILASSLYFIPVSSADAQVSCIPPASGNNVCSLIPASTVAQFNGLEETIRKEYLNELTKSMADASVLANINSSMMGPGTVNRFQVGAGLGVAGVKKDDINIQYGDISIPKFPNVGASINPGVMVGVNLGWLLGQGPSHQPTDDEKDSGRSFLHRINIYAHGFQGNISNGDIKSLSDSTSKDLSMSGNINSFGMTVRFQIAKERYTKLDFFGFTGLSLGIGFHRKWEEINMNYHPSGTDAVKVAFGPATGRWDADVNFAYQSKVQSVPVDIRTGVRLFYILTLFAGAGISNNTGYTKLNLGVSGPLYLALDPNASGLPPQVIQQMNGNAGGTLSLRTSGSADVRTQMNYFVGGFELNILMFKVLAEAMATDDKIYSANLGIKFAL